The following are encoded in a window of Onychomys torridus unplaced genomic scaffold, mOncTor1.1, whole genome shotgun sequence genomic DNA:
- the LOC118576134 gene encoding elongin-B-like: MICLHKTIIFMEARESCTVFQLKSVVQGIPKWPPEEQRLYKDDQLLEDRTTLGKCGFTSQTAWIQAPGTVGLPLCADDAFEALNIETFSSPP, from the coding sequence ATGATCTGCCTCCACAAGACCATCATCTTCATGGAGGCCAGGGAGTCATGTACCGTGTTCCAGCTAAAGAGTGTTGTCCAAGGCATCCCCAAGTGGCCTCCAGAAGAGCAGCGTCTGTACAAAGATGACCAGCTCCTTGAGGACAGAACAACTCTGGGCAAGTGTGGCTTCACTAGCCAGACAGCATGGATTCAGGCCCCAGGCACAGTAGGCCTGCCCTTGTGTGCAGATGATGCCTTTGAGGCCCTGAACATTGAGACCTTCTCCAGCCCTCCCTAG